In Podarcis raffonei isolate rPodRaf1 chromosome 11, rPodRaf1.pri, whole genome shotgun sequence, the sequence ACAGTTCTGGGCACATAATGAAGTCCTCAACATCAAAATGTGCAGGGAAGTGAAAGGGAGGTCTCTGTGTGAGTTAGAGCTGTGTCATATGTACACCTTGAGGTTCAAACACTCAGGTCACCATTGAACTAGGCTTCTTGTGTCTACTTAGAACAGTATCTATACAATATGAAATCGAAACTCTTCCTGTTATATGGTCAAGAGCAATATCTGCATCAGTCCACATGATGGAAACATTTCCATACTAAACAATAGTCATTTCAATCAGTAAAGCATTCCCCTTTCAGGCTGAAATTCTGTGCACacacacctgggagtaagttctgttgaagaaagtgcaaattacttctgtacaggattgcactgcaaatgaCTTGCTAGGTGAGTAACTTAAATAAATGTGCCAATGTATGTTCTACAACAGAACCTGTgaggtgtggccctccagacattgctggaatacaactcccatcatccttcaccattggctatgctgactgaagCTGATGAGTGTTGGCAGCTGGGCACAAATTCCCTACCACTGTTCTATGAGTTCGTGCTGTTAGAGATTTCTGACAAAACCTAGCTTTTGTCAGAAATCTCTAAGTGTCTTGCAGGTGGCTTTTCCAGGGTCTGCCCTCTTTGCCAGGTTACGTCAGTGTTTCCCCCTATTTTGGGGACCTGGGTTCTGCCATGATGCCCACTGTCTTCTTAAAAGTACGAGTTTCAGCTGTTTTACACCAGTGGTCTCAGATTATTCCTCTAGGATTTTAGGGTCAAGACTTGCTTAAATGATATGTTGCCAGAGAGGCGTAACCTCATACGCTACCCCATTTGTCTCAGATCTTCTGTCTTTCAGATGGAAAACATAAAACTCAAGGGATTTCAAAGGCTTGTCCAGATATTGCAAACAGTTCAAGAACTGATCGCATAAAAGAGAAGAGACTCTAAAAGAACCAGATGGTTTGGGTCCTTCTCTATGTCAAATTCTTCAGAATTAAAGATGTATTTAGTGAGGTGCATTGCTAGGTACTTAAAAAGGCTTGGGGAATAGACCCATGGCAtaaatttgcattgcatttaCATATAGTAATTTCATTTGTAGAGATACACATTTAGCATCCTGGGCAAATTAAGATGGTGGGTGGATGCGAATCAACAGCACTGCTTTACAGCACATGCAGCAGCCCTGTAAACAAAGTTCTTCAAAAGTTGGGAATGTAAGAAgccaccttatactgagtcagaccagtgttccatcaagctcagcattgtcttcactgactgggtGAATCTCTCCAGGGCTTTAGAGCATGATTTCTTCCAGCctgacctggaaatgccagggattggatctgggaccttttgcatgcaaattagATGTTCTAACACTGAGGTAGGTGATCTGGAGGCCCAACACAAAAGACCTGGGACTCAAGTGCCCTCAGCCCCCTGTCCTTAACAATGTCATGGTTGTCTACTCTGAGCTGAATTTGgcaaggggaagggaaggggaagaaagatGAAGAATCCAGAAAGCAACAGCTATAGAAGCTCCATTAAATCATCACTCTCTAAGAATGCCACATGCTTGGTAATTTAAAACCACAACTGTCTTCCTAACTCTGAAACCATGAACGTTTGAAACCTAATTCTTTTTTGTTTGAGATCCTTTAATTCCCTTGACTTTATGGGGTGTATCAATATGTGTGAATGCAATCTATATTCTAATAGTCCTCAATGCATAAAAATAAGCCCCAAGTCAGAATTTCTAGCCTCACCCCAAGTTCAATCACACATTAAGAATGTTCTTAAACAGAGGCCAAGCTATGTTTtgcaattgtttttgttttatccaAACTCTATGCAAGATGACAGACACCCAAATTTTCAATCCCCATCTGCCACATCTGAGCAGACAATGATAAATACATCATATGGGATTGGAGAGGAATCTGTCTCCTAGGCAGTGATTTATTATTGGTAGTGTACATTGTCAATTACTCATAGGCACTGCAAATGCCCAAACTTTATGTTTATGGTAACTGCACAGTAAATAATAGATGACTGTGTAATATATGAGTACCTATCAGTCTGAAGCAGAGATACCAAGCATCAGAATATAAGTCTCCACTTTAATGTGTAGCAAAGATTTCTACACATTAActatcttcctttaaaaaataaatcagaacatTGACATTTATAAAAGAAGCAAATGGGCTAGTAATTTATTGACcaaatttcaattttaaaaagaaagtgcaCTCTTAACCTTTTGACACAGAATAAACGGTTCCCTAATAGCCAGGGGGGAAATGTCAAAAACTGAAAATTGACAAATATATATTACTGTAAGGTTTCAACAGGAGACAATAAACAGGCAAACAATGAACAGAGCCAATATATCTTGACTGCACAGGAGAAAATGATAAGGTTCTCAGGCAGAAAAGAAGCAAAATCAAAGAATTCATCTGTATAAATTGTGGTGGCCCCTATTAAGAGAGTGATTTGAAGACTGCATTCTGAATGCGACCTATTGTGACGTGACCATGCCATTGGCTACACCACACACCCAATTTGCATTTCAACCTACATTTACTAAGCCTATGGTAAGATGGCAATTGTATAGTGCATTTTTTCTTCCTCTACAGGATGCAGCTGTTTGTTATCCATTAAAGTCCACAATATATCCCCAGCACACTTATTCAGGCAGTCTTCTGAAGATGCACATGCAGTGTAGATGGGGTAGGAGCGGGCTCTCAAGGCGCACCTCCAGCGTCTTCACCAACCTTCTCTGTATTGCACAGGGAAGGTTTTCAGGGGACTTCTACTCGTGCTTGTTTGGCTCTGCTCTCTCAGGGGCCCTGATCCTACAGAAGGGTTTACTCAGCTGGGATAGTATTTGTGTGCACCTACACTTTAAGAATTCACTTCTTCAAGCAAAGCACCTATATTCAATGTTGAATCTAAGATATGAACACTAATATATTGGGCAATACATTTATGACACTGGGGTGTTAGGGTGCATCAGAGCAACAAGAACCATGGCTTAGCTACTGGACAGGACAGCCTATACTGGCATGCCTTTTTCCTGCCTTTCTTTTTGATAATTCTGCTGTCACCTGTCAGGCACTCAAATCCTATCTAACACTTAATGTGGACAAGTTGAAGTCTTTTAGAAGAGAGGAAAATGAGAACTCTGGTCCTCCAGCTTCTGTTGCTGAGCTGGAGTTATCGGTAACTATGGACCCTTctagacatcctttttattgtgcattcatgatgatgtGTACTCATTGTGTCATTGGGGTCACACACAATCctgctttaatttttttgtggATTCTAGAAATTGTGCAAAATGCAGCTAAATTGTACTCATTTAATATGTGCTTTATAATATTTTCCCCATcagatatgcatttttgtgtcctTCTCAGTGTGTTTTTCCTaagtcaaaacaaaatatttttttccttccagtagcaccttaaagaccaactaagttagttcttggtatgagctttcgtgtgcatgcacacttcttcagatgcatgcacaagaaagctcataccaagaactaacttagttggtctttaaggtgctactggaaggggaaaaaaattttgttttgactatggcagaccaacacggctacctctCTGTAACTGTTTTTCCTAAAAtacactttactttactttactttactttactttactttactttactttactttactttactttactttactttaccttaccttaccttaccttaccttaccttaccttaccttactttACTTTATTATGTAACTGGATAATGGTGTATAATCAAGCAAAAACTGGAGGGGGCTGAAATGAATTTTGCACAAGGCCCCACAACCAAACATCTATCTTAGATCACGACACACTTTCCCCAGTGATCCCAAAGCAGGTCTTTCTCTCATGATGACTTACAGCCCAATTGTATATAAATATTTCGCATGTATATTTAAAACTGATTAACCAGTAAAGGAGGTGAAACCACCCATTCACCAACCAGCAGCCTGCAAAGAGAAACCTCGGATAGTTACATGCACCAAGTATGATCTGCATGGAGACATTTCTTCTTGATTTAAGGCTTGCAGGAAATACCAGCACTCTGCCAAAGTGTCTAAGAGAATGTTAAAAGATCCTTTCTTCATTCACATGTCTGTTTCCATTTGCGCCACAGACTCTGGGTCCACTGAAGTCCTCTCCCcacccatttttcttttctgaaatatGTCATGTTGAAAGCAATCAATGAGATGTCATAATTCCAGTCTATAAACTAAATGGGAATAACAGCTTGGAGCGACCGTAGACTAGTTCTGCAGATAATGGTTTTTATAGACTTCATTAAAAGAGAATGTACGGCAGCAGGGGAAGACACAGCAAAGTTTAATGTGTCTGGGAACATGTTAAACGGCATAAGAGCTTACAGACAACAAAGAAACAGCAATTGCCAAGGTATATCTAGCCAGAAACAAATGGCATGATGGGACAAGGTCCGATCACTTTttagccccattgatttcactgaAGAGAGGTAAGCAGGAGCATAGTAGACATAATGTGGGAGTTCTGTGATTTGAATGATCCATGGTTTTTCTTTTACAAGTAGTCATGGGAGGAGCATTTGGATAAGGGAGAGTGGTTCATCTCATCTTAGGGATGTCAAAGAATTCTGattaaaacagaaatgggaggggAAACTGCCGATGTTCAATTCTTCATCCCACGTTTGGAAAAGAAATAAATCCAATGTTGATTGGCATTCACTGTTCTTGCTTTCAGCCTGCAAATGTTATGCAATTGAttactttgccccctccccattttcattatgtttcctttgcactgaaatcaatgaggtgGAATAATGTCTACATTTTTTTGTAGAAGATGACCTGCAGTGGAAGAGAAACAGAGCTGTATGCAATGAATACAGAGCAGAATAGAAAAGGATACCTTCTTGCATCCCTGTccccttattattattttcccctagTTGAGCAAAATAACAGcttccagttttgattttcagGAAGAAAACAATGTAGCAAGAAAGGACTAAATCCCTGTTCCTCATATAGAAGTCCCAACCTTGTCTTtcataaaagaaaacaaatggagTTTGGTGGGTCAATCATGGAACATAATCTTTTGGCTtttacccactgaaatcaattgacaTTTGGATGGATCATGATGAAACAGTGGAATTAATAAGGTCAAGAAAAAGTTTGAAAGAATTGACAACTGAAAAGAGGAGTTAAGAAGAAACAGTGAATGATGCAGGAGCCCATTTTAATTCAGCCTATCTGGATTTGAGGTTGCCCACAGCCTGCTTCCAATCCCTCAGCTGCAAAGCATAGATCAGTTTTTGAAATTAATCATTTTCTCAACAACCAACTTCACTGGATCATTggggagaaaaggcaggataaaaatctaaattatcatcatcttgctcagcaaatgaaataaaaaaaaatgatgaaaaTATTTGCCTATTTCACTTACTCAGCCCTCACTGAAAAAATAAGAGCATAGTCAAGTCAAAATGTTGCTGTTCAAGCAATTAGGTGATCACAAAATAGTAGATTCTAATATTATAACAATGGCATTACCACCAGTTTCTGTTTATAGCAATAACATCTCCCAGAACCAATGGAATAAAAAAAGTTGAAAGGTCACCACAATCATCAATATTAGTTGTTACAAAATGTATTATCAACTTCTGAGCTGTCACAGCGAAATGCAGAACTGAGGTTGTTACACACttgttaaattaaaaaaataaacactgtTATAAATATCATCCAAATTAGATAGAAATATTCTAAATTATCTTTCTCCTCAAATCTTCTTGCAAACCCTGCATGCTGAAGCTTTCACCTTTGCTGCAGCAAGCAGAAAGTCTAATTCCATATTTCTGAAaacgtaaaaaaacaaaacccaaataaTGGAAACCCTCTTTAATTGCCTGACCATCAAGAAGCTATTTGTGGTAATCAGGACAATTGCTAGAAACCACAACTCCGAGTCTTAATGTAATTAACCATTAACTGCTTTCTTTTGCACACCATCTGGAAATCCCTCGGCAACTGTAACCCTTATTGCACAGTTGACAACAGAACCATATTGTCTGCATACTTTAGCATCAACAGTCTGTGGAATAAAACTGGGACTGGTAAGCAAGCTGTCTTCTGAAACGCTGGTAAACAGGGATAAAGTCAATAGGACACCCTTTGGAACACCTTTGATAATAGAAACCACTTCTGAAAGTTGACCTTCAAAATGACTCTAGGCTGATTTGGACAATCATATGTTGGCTTAATAAGACAGAATAttaagccaacttcaaactgtgGCTTCATATCCTGTCCTGTTTCAAAACCGTTTGTGACAGACTAAAGATGGGTGTTGAATAACATGATTGATTTTATGGGTGTGTCGATAGATAAATCTCTCCTTGTCACTTACACCAGGAAAGTCTAAAGTTAACTGTTTACAGTAGCGTTTGTGTTTAACAGCAGCAAGCACTCTATTTCTGTGAAGGCTTCCCAGTGaccatttatttcccacccagaGGTTCAAAGTATGAGGAAACACTTATGGAACAGAAccttttttttctggagggatgaAGGGGTACCCacagccctaaacattttgtgaatctaagtttggcctcattgaggggcagtatttcaatatgagcaggaaaatgagagtacccctaaacaattttttaggggggggagcactgaaCAGAACTATATGCTTATTTAAATTACACTCCACAAGGGTTTAACATTTTATGAGTAAGCCCTCCCTCCATTTTATCTATTTACATCTTGAGGGGTTGGGACTTGCTGGGCCTCCCTGTAATGGCAGAGGGCCTTGTCGGACCTCACAGCCTCTTCCTGATACGTGTGACATAATGCGCATGCAACAAGCCCCCATAATGTTGGGCGGAACACAATGCCTCTGCAGGTAGACCTTTCCTACACAGAATGGCTATTAGTGTTCAAACCAGCAACCCCCATTTAGTCCCTTCCAATATTTAACTTGCCCACAGGGAATCAAAACCAGGTTGCATTACCTGGCTAACCCCACTCAGATAGTTCAAAACCCCAACTGCCACCACTGTCAATCCTTCTCCCACTGAGCATCAAATTCCTATCTGCTCATTAAACTGTCAGCAGCTTGCTTAAATTTTACACCTTCTCTCCTGGTTGACTGCCAGTCTCACCAGCTCTTAATGGTTGCTGGGTCACCAGGAGGCAGGTCCAGAGTCTTTCTGTCACACCATTTACCATAGTTTCCCAATCTGGAATATGTGCAAAACTACAACTAATAGAACACTTCTTTGTCTGTTCAGTCTCTCACACCAATGAAGGAGAAAAGTGGTTGTGTGCTCAGCCAAAAGGTTCATTCATATCTCAAGCTTATTAAGCtgcactggaaggacatatcctgaagctgaggctccaatactttggccacctcatgagaagagaagactccctggaaaagaccctgatgttgggaaagatggagggcacaaggagaaggggacgacagaagatgagatggttggacagtgttctcgaagctaccagcatgagtttgaccaaactgcgggaggcagtggaagacaggagtgcctggcgtgctctgtttcatggggtcatgaagagtcggacacgactaaacaacaacatggtcaTCTAAATATGGCCACTGACTTTGCCACATGTATCAATATAATGTCTCCTGATCAGAGTAAATGTCTGTCAACACTGGTATATCAAAATGTTACCCCTAGCGTCTCCTGCTGTATGCTACCAAATAAAATGGTAGCTTTCAATTTGTTGGCAAAAACAATGTATAACTGCTTCCCAGACAATTAGcttttctaaatctggcctgtttTTCCAAGATTATGCAAGTTAAAATTCAGCCCATTTTCCTAACTTGGTCAATACCAAGTGAAATTCAGAAATGGTACCAAACTAACTGGGGTCAGATTTATCACCTGCTTTGAATGTAGGAACTACTGTATAATGCTCTGCTCTTCATGATCTTGCCAAAGGTGTTTTCATTATGGGCCAAGAACAACCCTTCCTTAAGTTTTGGTTCAGCCTCTAGCAGCTTGGCAGCAGCCTTCTGTAACCACCAGCCCTCTTGTCTGCTGGTTCTACTTCACCACACCCCTTTCCAACTTTTCTCaaagggcagaagggaagcagcaccCCAAAAGGCTGGGGAAAGCCAAGCTCTCTTCCAAGGTTCTTGTGTGATGGCTTCTGAGCATGGTTGAATGTAATCATGTAATCCAAGAGGACATGTAATGCAGCTcaaacaaaatataaaagtaTGAGAAAAAAGCTTATATAAATAACAGGGAGATACTTGCCCATCCACTGCAGAACCAAAAATAACAAGGGACtgtttattattttgcatctTCAAACCTatgattttaaaaattccttctacAAAATCTTGGGAAGTGGATTTGAACAGTACAGTCTCATCCTGGTCTTCCTCTGAAATTCCACTCCCCAGACCTAGTGACTACTGGGTGGTTACTAGAGAACAGCTGATACCTCCATCACTGAAAGTTCACTAGGGGAGGCAATCCTGTCAGGTGAGTCTCTCTTTAAGAGCAAGAATGGCAGGTCTTTGTAATGCAAGTTTGGggcttttttgtttgctttttcctttctcaGCATACACTGTAGTGACACTTACAAAAATGAAATCTATAGTTCTTAGAATCTTAAGTCCATGCTTTTCTGGCTTGATAAAAGTTATATTTGAATATTCAGCAGTGTGTGTCAAATAATCAATTTTAGCATTTGGTTTGCTGTGTACAACAGACTCAGCAAGAATCGATGAAGAACTAGATCTCCTTTgattatgttttttatttttaataatttttattaaagattttccttgtttacaaaagcacatgcattgtctctttcttcaggttgtATTTTCAGATCAGTTaaatttgttgtgagacattggtgttatatgcagcatagggttgggaagaaaagaggggggacaGGAGGGGGGAAGCTTATgttcttttacttagtgtatgtgtgggggttttgtgtcagtgtcacttgggtagcttctctttctattcacttatgtttccttggtagtgagagaggtttgggtgtggttgattgtctttggttggctgcatgggatttgtttgtgcatgtgtgaggGGGGAGTTTAGTTATTCAACCACCTTTGGCCATTTCGAAGCGCTCTTTCATGGCTTGGAGACAATATTCACATTTTCCTATCTTTTGTTAGGAATATAGTCTGCTTCTACAAGAAACATAGGTATTTAGCACAGCAGGAAGTTGAATTTCACTGGATATCGTCATCATCAAAATTATTAAAGAAGTCTACATGTACTGACTTTTTATTGACAGCTAAATCCATCAACAAACTTGTACTTCCCCCAGCCTCCTCAAGGTCCACGTAAGGCCCTGTGCCCTCAAGGAACATCTTGTCCGCTGCTGGCTTCATGACTGCACCCCTCCATAAAGCTTTCTGgccaccctccaacattttatttctttatttttttatcgGATAACAACTGACACAACTTCATTAAAGTCAATGGAGCGACATGATTTTACACCAGCAAAAGAAATCTAGGGTTTTCCTGTGTGTAGGGAAAGAGATAGAGGCCAAGCCGCAGAACAACAATGAACACCCAATGCAAGTTTTGACTACAAAGTTTAGTTGTGTGGGGTCTCTTGCTAAAAGGCAGAAAGCCTGAGTCCAATAAACTTCAAGCAGACAAGAAGTGCCTATAGTGTTCCAGCTGATGTCTTTATCTCACTGAATTATTCCTCTATCCTCCTTTGCAATGCTcagtaataaattaataatttatGCTAAGTGGAGCTGGCTGCTGTAAACCCAGCTGatcaaaacagaaaatgcagtcGAGCTTCGTGAAAGCAGTTCCTGAAATCCTTGCAGCTCTAACTGTGAACAGAGCCTCTTCGGTACATGTGGACAGGTTAGGTAGTAGTGGGGGTGGCATAGGAGGgcaagagagaaaatggttttatGAAACTAGGCCATAATATAATTTTTCTAAATCAACTGTCTCTAGCAAATACATAATTACTCTAATCTGGATTAAAGTCCACTGGCATTTAGgagcttttgccaacctgatgtGGTATAATGTTTGGAAGATGCTGGTGGGGCATCAGTCCATTTGGGGTTTGTGCTTATTTTGGTACTTCCATTGAATAATGAACCACAAGCTATTAACAGTGGAAGCTGGTCTGCATTCTTGCTTGCATCCAGTCAAGGATATCAGCTTCATCTTCTCCCCTGGGTGTCCCACTGACCCCCAGCCACCACTGGGTATAAAACCTaacatcatggccagtagccaatCTATTCTGATTACCTTCAACATATAAATGCTCTCAGGGTTGTAAATGCTTGATGTACATTAATGAGAATAGCCAGTGGCAGGCATCCTTTGCCTTCCAGTTTAGTGCTTAACTGAGCAAGAGGTTTGCTTCATATCTTCAATACACATATGCTATGCAACACACTACTTACTTCCCCCCAATAGGAAACATGCAGGAGCAATGTTAGTCAACATTGTTCCCTATTGCTACGATgtcatgatttttattttattttaatgcaaggCACCAAtatgctggaaactgtagaaattgAGCTCATAACTTGATTGCACATGGCATTCAGCTCTTGCCAAAGCTGACTGATTGAGCCataagtcttttaaaaagagagtgatATGCCATGACAACAGCGAGGAGAGCACTCTTGCCACGCTGGTAACATCTGCAAAGTACTTCCCTGCAAAAGTAACAGCTTCTGTACATGTGGTGCCTCTGTTCAGAGCCAAAGTCAAATCCCGTGTGCTCTGAGAAGTATCCCACTAAAACTGCAGACAATATTGCTCATATTCAGCACAGTGCAGGATCTGCTTTATCTGTGGCATCaggatgttgtttagtcgtttagtcgtgtacgactcttcgtgaccccctggaccagagcacgccaggcactcctgtcttccactgcctcccgcagtttggtcaaactcatgctggtagcttcaagaacactatccaaccatctcgtcctctgtcgtccccttctccttgtgccctccatatttcccaacatcagggtcttttctagggagtcttctcttctcatgaggtggccaaagtattggagcctcagcttcaggatctgtccttccagtgagcactcagggctgatttccttcagaatggagaggtttgatcttcttgcagtccatgggactctcaagagtctcctgcagcaccgtaattcaaaagcatcaattcttcggcgatcagccttctttatggtccagctctcacttccatacatcactactgggaaaatcatagctttaactatacggacctttgttagcaaggtggcATCATGATACGAGAGGCTATATAGCCTTGCCCTATGGATCAAGTGGAACGAGAGTTGTGCCAAATAGTTCTCctgttcttctttttaaaaaaagcacacagaAATTCCTTGTGGGAAAGACCTGTTCACCAAGTAAGAACACTCCCTTAATGGTTTAGGTGGAAGAGATGTTGTTGTTTGGGGCACATTGTTCAGTACAGTGGTGGACAAAACGTTGCTCTGGATATGAGATCTCTGGGCAAGGATTGGGGCGGAGGAATGTggcatgacacccggggcaggcgTTGCTACGCAGGGCGCATGTGCGGTGTCGCTACGTACAacgcatgtgctgtacataggaatgccgcacatgcgctgtacttagCAGTTTGCTGGCAGCGCCGCTCCAGCACCATACGGACAgcgccgggatcctctgctcacagctgTAGCAGCGACAGAGGGATCCCAGCACAGTCCGTACAGCGCTGGAGCGGCGGCACTGGCAAATTGCTATACAGCGCATGTGCTGCGTCACTACATACAGCGCATGTGTGcaacgccgcacatgcgctgtacttagAGGTTTGTCAGCAGTGGcggcacttcttcttttttaaaaaataaatttttattaatttacatcaaacgaaaaaacaaacaaaaaacatattaATTTCCCATCAAAATTTCGTAACATATTCCTTTTTAGGACTTCCTCCAGCTTATCCGTAAATCATCCATAAATCATAATTTAAGTTAcgcatttcttaattttgtattgacattatttatatctttctttctattccctttagacaatatttcttagtctttcacagtgcttctttaaatcccattagcgttatctgtcctt encodes:
- the LOC128423573 gene encoding COP9 signalosome complex subunit 9-like; translated protein: MLEGGQKALWRGAVMKPAADKMFLEGTGPYVDLEEAGGSTSLLMDLAVNKKSVHVDFFNNFDDDDIQ